In the genome of Bradyrhizobium arachidis, one region contains:
- a CDS encoding Fe2+-dependent dioxygenase, with product MLTCLPGVLSKDDVADFRRIMDASAWEDGRSTAGAQSAMVKRNEQLPPDSEVARKLGHRIISALTSNPRFIAAAIPLQIFPPLFNRYAADSGHHFGLHVDNAIRGDRMTGLRIRTDLSVTLFLAEPEEYDGGELVIEDTYGSHEVKLPAGDCVLYPSTSLHLVTPVTRGTRVASFFWLQSMIRDDQARTMIYDLDTAIQALVDRLGRDDPETVKLTGIYHNLIRYWAEV from the coding sequence ATGTTGACCTGCCTGCCTGGCGTTCTCAGCAAGGATGATGTGGCGGATTTCCGCCGCATCATGGACGCCAGCGCGTGGGAGGACGGCCGCTCGACCGCGGGCGCACAATCGGCCATGGTGAAGCGCAACGAGCAATTGCCCCCCGATAGCGAGGTCGCGCGCAAGCTCGGCCACCGCATCATCTCGGCGCTGACCTCGAACCCGCGCTTCATCGCGGCGGCGATCCCGCTCCAGATCTTCCCGCCGCTGTTCAACCGCTATGCGGCGGACAGCGGCCATCATTTCGGGCTGCATGTCGACAATGCGATCCGCGGCGACCGGATGACCGGCCTTCGCATCCGCACCGACCTGTCGGTCACGCTGTTTCTCGCCGAGCCGGAAGAATATGACGGTGGCGAACTTGTGATCGAGGACACCTACGGTTCGCACGAAGTCAAGTTGCCAGCCGGCGACTGCGTGCTCTATCCCTCGACCAGCCTTCATCTCGTGACGCCCGTGACGAGGGGAACGCGGGTTGCGTCTTTCTTCTGGCTTCAGAGCATGATACGGGACGATCAAGCCCGTACCATGATCTATGACCTCGACACCGCGATTCAGGCGCTGGTGGATCGGCTCGGGCGTGACGATCCCGAAACGGTCAAATTGACGGGTATCTATCACAACCTCATTCGCTACTGGGCCGAAGTATGA
- the exbB gene encoding tonB-system energizer ExbB, with protein sequence MKTMSFQASLAAAVVLTAAWLASPVSAQTPPAAPAQATAQPAATSPAPVAAPAPAAAPVAAAPAAPAATAPAAVKSETAAGIAPAMKELSPWVMFMSADVIVKAVMIGLAFASLMTWTVLIAKSIELSVASSKLRSALKKVAEARSLAEAQMALGAKGGILPSFLAAALREARMSAGLSSDAGIKERAASSFQEIVRAEARRIRVGMGVLATIGSTSPFVGLFGTVWGIMNSFIGISKSQTTNLAVVAPGIAEALLATAIGLVAAIPAVIIYNHFSRMTKGYLELVSRASGAAARLLSRDLDRSHGSAHSRAAE encoded by the coding sequence ATGAAGACCATGTCCTTCCAAGCAAGCCTTGCCGCAGCTGTCGTCCTGACGGCCGCCTGGCTCGCATCTCCTGTTTCCGCCCAGACCCCGCCGGCGGCCCCGGCCCAAGCGACGGCGCAGCCGGCTGCGACCAGTCCGGCCCCAGTGGCTGCTCCGGCCCCCGCGGCTGCTCCGGTAGCTGCGGCGCCTGCGGCTCCCGCAGCCACCGCGCCGGCGGCCGTAAAGTCTGAGACGGCAGCGGGCATCGCGCCGGCTATGAAGGAATTGTCGCCCTGGGTCATGTTCATGTCGGCGGACGTTATCGTGAAGGCGGTGATGATCGGGCTCGCCTTCGCCTCGCTGATGACCTGGACCGTCCTGATCGCCAAGTCGATCGAGCTGTCGGTCGCATCAAGCAAGCTTCGTTCGGCGCTGAAGAAGGTCGCGGAGGCCCGCTCGCTCGCGGAAGCCCAGATGGCGCTTGGCGCCAAGGGGGGCATCCTGCCGTCCTTCCTGGCGGCGGCGTTGCGCGAGGCGCGGATGTCTGCCGGCCTGTCCAGCGATGCCGGCATTAAGGAGCGCGCGGCCTCGAGCTTCCAGGAGATCGTGCGCGCGGAGGCACGGCGGATCCGCGTCGGCATGGGCGTGCTCGCGACCATCGGCTCGACGTCGCCCTTCGTCGGCCTGTTCGGCACGGTCTGGGGCATCATGAACAGCTTCATCGGCATCTCGAAGTCGCAGACCACGAACCTCGCCGTCGTCGCGCCCGGCATCGCCGAAGCGCTGCTCGCCACCGCGATCGGTCTCGTCGCCGCCATTCCCGCCGTCATCATCTACAATCACTTCTCGCGCATGACGAAGGGCTATCTCGAGCTCGTCAGCCGTGCCTCGGGCGCGGCGGCGCGGCTGCTGTCGCGCGACCTCGATCGCAGCCACGGCAGCGCGCATTCACGCGCAGCGGAGTGA
- the exbD gene encoding TonB system transport protein ExbD: MGVSLADNDDDDDFAETHDINVTPFIDVILVLLIIFMVAAPLSTVDLPIDLPTSSAMPQKKPDKPTYVSIKPDLTLAIGENPVKRTELIGSLDGMSEMSKDKYVFLRADRAVPYGELMAVMEILRAGGYSRVKLVALEAPAAAAGPSQAAPQP; this comes from the coding sequence ATGGGCGTTTCGCTCGCAGACAACGATGACGACGACGATTTCGCGGAAACGCATGACATCAACGTCACGCCGTTCATCGACGTCATCCTGGTGCTGCTGATCATCTTCATGGTCGCAGCGCCGCTCTCGACCGTCGATCTGCCGATCGACTTGCCGACCTCGAGCGCGATGCCGCAGAAGAAGCCGGACAAGCCGACCTATGTCAGCATCAAGCCCGATCTGACGCTGGCGATCGGGGAGAACCCGGTCAAGCGGACCGAGCTGATCGGCTCCCTCGACGGGATGTCCGAGATGAGCAAGGACAAATACGTGTTCTTGCGGGCCGACCGCGCCGTGCCCTACGGCGAGTTGATGGCCGTCATGGAGATCCTGCGTGCCGGCGGCTATTCTCGTGTCAAGCTGGTGGCACTCGAAGCGCCTGCTGCGGCGGCTGGGCCGTCGCAAGCGGCGCCCCAACCTTGA
- a CDS encoding cell envelope integrity protein TolA produces the protein MSDPVTEVKTPRRLWVLAAVAALALHLGGAALALANLRADDGDDGLGANGAEFAVEMTSPKLPETDLPPGPDSEASQFQPQQMEQKAEVKETDLPKEMPQEAEDPDRLVTENDSKKPVEDTTKVAKVETQAVEEAPNSVESAKQALNETAREDEKAAAPHQGIGKDIRRLTAEWGKRISAYFELHKRYPKDKSKTTTVKLSLVLNRRGNVVSVDVTESSGDPAFDNEAVSMVRRSDPVPVPPAELTDDQFAFSLPVNFKKPK, from the coding sequence ATGTCCGATCCTGTGACCGAGGTGAAAACGCCGCGGCGGCTCTGGGTTCTGGCCGCGGTGGCGGCACTTGCCCTTCATCTTGGCGGCGCCGCGCTGGCGCTGGCGAACTTGCGGGCGGACGACGGCGACGATGGCCTCGGGGCCAACGGCGCGGAATTTGCCGTCGAAATGACCTCGCCGAAGCTGCCGGAGACGGATCTGCCGCCGGGTCCGGACAGCGAGGCCTCGCAGTTTCAGCCGCAGCAGATGGAACAGAAGGCCGAGGTCAAGGAGACCGATCTCCCGAAGGAGATGCCGCAGGAGGCCGAGGACCCTGACAGGCTCGTGACCGAGAACGACTCCAAGAAGCCGGTCGAGGACACCACGAAGGTCGCCAAGGTCGAAACCCAGGCCGTCGAGGAGGCGCCGAACTCGGTCGAGTCGGCCAAGCAGGCGTTGAACGAGACCGCGCGCGAGGATGAAAAGGCTGCCGCCCCCCATCAGGGCATCGGCAAGGACATCCGGAGGTTGACCGCGGAGTGGGGCAAGCGGATCAGCGCCTATTTCGAGCTTCACAAGCGCTATCCCAAGGACAAGAGCAAGACGACGACGGTCAAGCTCAGCCTAGTGTTGAACCGGCGCGGCAATGTGGTCTCGGTCGATGTCACGGAGTCCTCGGGCGATCCGGCTTTCGATAACGAGGCCGTCTCGATGGTCCGCCGCTCCGATCCGGTGCCGGTTCCGCCGGCCGAGCTCACGGACGATCAGTTCGCCTTCAGCCTGCCCGTGAACTTCAAGAAGCCGAAATAG
- a CDS encoding site-2 protease family protein: protein MNVSFYDISVWVLPLVLAITFHEAAHAFVAHRLGDNTAAQLGRVSFNPIRHIDPFGTLILPAMLLFAHSPFLFGYAKPVPVNFRKLNHPRLDMVWVALAGPATNILLALAAALALHALPFAPAGAAQWIFDNLKNALLINAILAVFNMMPIPPLDGGRVAVGLLPRPLALPLARLEPFGMLILIGLLILLPLAGSQFGLNLDVISAILRTLTGYVIQAVLFLTGNA from the coding sequence GTGAACGTTTCCTTCTATGACATTTCGGTGTGGGTGCTGCCGCTGGTGCTCGCCATCACCTTCCACGAGGCCGCGCACGCCTTCGTCGCGCACCGTCTCGGCGACAACACGGCCGCGCAGCTCGGCCGCGTCAGCTTCAACCCGATCAGGCACATCGACCCGTTCGGCACGCTGATCCTGCCGGCGATGCTGCTGTTTGCGCATTCGCCGTTCCTGTTCGGCTATGCCAAGCCGGTGCCGGTCAATTTCCGCAAGCTCAACCATCCGAGGCTCGACATGGTCTGGGTGGCGCTGGCTGGCCCTGCCACCAACATCCTGCTGGCGCTGGCGGCGGCGCTTGCCCTGCACGCCCTGCCCTTCGCGCCGGCCGGCGCGGCGCAATGGATCTTCGACAACCTCAAGAATGCGCTCCTGATCAACGCGATCCTGGCGGTGTTCAACATGATGCCGATCCCGCCGCTCGACGGCGGCCGCGTCGCGGTCGGGCTGCTGCCGCGACCGCTCGCTTTGCCCCTGGCCCGGCTCGAGCCGTTCGGTATGTTGATCCTGATCGGCCTCTTGATTCTGCTGCCGCTGGCGGGCTCGCAGTTCGGTCTAAATCTTGATGTTATCTCAGCAATACTGCGGACGTTGACCGGTTATGTGATTCAGGCTGTTCTCTTCCTGACCGGCAATGCGTAG
- a CDS encoding LysR substrate-binding domain-containing protein produces the protein MTAPVLDPDLLKAFVAIAEHRSFTRAAATLHRTQSAVSVQIKRLEERLGARLFQRTRAGVLLTTAGDELLVYARRLLDLNAEAIDALHARKREAVVRLGVMEDYGTIIIPPLLARFAKNHPDVRVEIETGLTATMPARLGEGYDLVIAMHPEGQGAGELLRREQAVWAAAASYPVRARDTLPVALYPPGCLFRQWAAEALDAAGRSWRLAFVSRTLAAVEAIAAQGLAITVVKAGTLPPRLRAVSDGLPPLPGADIRLHRARNLSRAGGLLADHLQLGISQLASHILT, from the coding sequence ATGACTGCACCTGTTCTCGATCCCGACCTGCTGAAGGCGTTTGTCGCCATTGCCGAGCATCGCTCGTTCACACGCGCTGCCGCGACGCTCCACCGCACGCAATCGGCGGTGAGCGTCCAGATCAAGCGCCTGGAGGAGCGGCTTGGTGCAAGGCTGTTTCAACGCACCAGGGCGGGCGTCTTGCTGACCACAGCAGGCGACGAACTCCTCGTCTATGCGCGGCGGCTTCTCGACCTCAATGCGGAAGCAATCGATGCGCTCCACGCACGCAAGCGCGAAGCCGTGGTCCGCCTCGGCGTGATGGAGGATTACGGCACGATCATCATTCCACCCTTGCTCGCGCGCTTTGCCAAAAACCATCCGGACGTCAGGGTCGAGATCGAGACCGGGCTGACCGCGACCATGCCGGCAAGGCTCGGCGAGGGCTATGACCTCGTCATTGCCATGCACCCGGAAGGACAAGGCGCCGGCGAGCTGCTGCGGCGCGAGCAGGCGGTGTGGGCGGCAGCCGCGTCCTATCCAGTCAGAGCGCGCGATACGCTGCCGGTCGCACTCTATCCACCAGGCTGCCTGTTTCGGCAATGGGCCGCGGAGGCCCTCGATGCCGCCGGCCGGTCCTGGCGGCTCGCCTTTGTCAGCCGGACGCTGGCGGCGGTGGAAGCGATCGCGGCGCAGGGCCTTGCGATCACGGTCGTGAAAGCCGGCACCCTGCCTCCTCGCCTGCGCGCCGTGTCGGACGGCCTGCCGCCGCTGCCGGGAGCGGACATCCGCCTCCACCGCGCGCGCAACCTGTCGCGTGCGGGCGGCCTGCTGGCGGATCATCTACAGCTTGGGATTTCGCAACTGGCGTCCCATATCCTGACCTGA
- a CDS encoding DMT family transporter — MGETFGVLAAVLSSGLGGTSIGATRYLVGSIDPLAIGSFRFGIGFLLLLPLTLLRGDRWPGRGDWAAAFALGILFFAVFPILFNASLIFTTAARGALALSTLPLLSLVIGAALGAEALTWRKSIGVVIATLGVAVALLTDLTSAPPAAWRGDLLMMSAALCMALYGIWSKPLIRRSSPIAFTTMSMAAGAACLILLSYVRGSFAPVASFGAPQWLAASYLGAFGAALTFYLWAFALERTTPTRVAISVTVNPITASLVGAWLLHEPLRWNLAAGIVAVFAGIWIATTTGERAPPANASASSRP; from the coding sequence GTGGGCGAGACTTTTGGCGTTCTGGCCGCGGTGCTGTCGAGCGGCCTTGGGGGCACCTCGATCGGGGCCACGCGCTACCTCGTGGGCAGCATCGACCCGCTCGCGATCGGCTCGTTCCGGTTCGGCATCGGCTTTCTCCTGCTGCTGCCGCTGACGCTGCTGCGCGGTGACCGCTGGCCGGGGCGTGGCGACTGGGCGGCCGCCTTCGCCCTCGGCATTCTGTTCTTCGCCGTGTTCCCGATCCTGTTCAACGCCTCGCTGATCTTCACGACCGCCGCGCGCGGCGCGCTCGCACTGTCGACGCTTCCGCTGCTGTCGCTTGTAATCGGGGCCGCACTCGGTGCCGAAGCCCTGACCTGGCGCAAATCGATCGGTGTCGTGATCGCGACGCTGGGCGTTGCGGTTGCGCTGCTCACCGACCTGACCTCGGCCCCGCCGGCCGCCTGGCGCGGCGATCTCCTGATGATGTCAGCTGCGCTATGCATGGCGCTCTACGGCATCTGGTCGAAGCCGCTGATCCGCCGCTCCAGCCCGATCGCCTTCACCACGATGAGCATGGCGGCGGGCGCGGCCTGCCTCATCCTGCTCTCGTATGTCCGCGGCAGCTTTGCGCCGGTCGCAAGCTTCGGCGCGCCGCAATGGTTGGCGGCCTCATATCTCGGAGCGTTCGGCGCGGCGCTGACCTTCTATCTCTGGGCCTTCGCGCTGGAGCGGACGACGCCGACGCGCGTCGCCATCTCGGTGACGGTCAACCCGATCACGGCCTCGCTGGTCGGCGCCTGGTTGCTGCACGAACCGCTGCGGTGGAATCTCGCGGCCGGTATCGTCGCGGTGTTTGCCGGAATCTGGATCGCGACCACGACGGGCGAACGTGCTCCGCCGGCGAACGCGTCTGCTTCAAGCCGGCCCTGA
- a CDS encoding GFA family protein, whose protein sequence is MIREGGCLCGAVRFKAEGEPLNVRICHCRLCQKAMGSPFFARAQFDQRALTVEGETERYASSENIDRVFCKRCGTRLFSWRRNGTLAGVSLTTFDDRNAFTPTEHIWVSEKLAWLKLDDGLVQYQGTIPT, encoded by the coding sequence ATGATCCGGGAAGGCGGATGCCTGTGCGGCGCGGTGCGGTTCAAGGCGGAGGGCGAGCCGCTTAACGTCCGCATCTGCCATTGCCGCTTGTGCCAGAAGGCGATGGGCTCGCCGTTCTTCGCCCGCGCGCAGTTCGACCAGCGCGCACTAACGGTCGAGGGCGAGACCGAGCGCTATGCGTCGTCCGAGAATATCGACCGCGTCTTCTGCAAGCGCTGCGGCACGCGCCTGTTCTCCTGGCGGCGCAACGGCACGCTCGCCGGTGTCTCGCTCACCACGTTCGACGATCGCAACGCCTTCACGCCGACCGAGCACATCTGGGTGAGCGAAAAGCTCGCCTGGCTGAAGCTCGATGACGGTCTGGTGCAATATCAGGGGACCATCCCGACCTGA
- a CDS encoding serine hydrolase domain-containing protein — protein MKLAAGALPLLSHPALAQLAPNPPSIRPPSPAERGAMARLARSFMDKYDVPALSFAIGYAGTVVHEDAFGLADRERNETVTPRHLFRIASVSKMITSVTIFRLIEENRLKLTDRVFGPGALLGTDYGQPPYSAGIDQITLEHLLTHTGGGWSNDNRDPMFTHPRMDHAELIAWTLANRPLDRPPGQHYAYSNFSYCVLGRVIEKLTGQLYAEHVRGEVLARCGVTDMTIAGNTRDQRQAGEVAYYGQGESPYDMKVRRMDSHGGWIATPSDLVQFLMHVDGYTRPANILRPRTIQVMTSAPSYSPDYAKGFCVNKFGNWWHNGSLPGTSTIAVRTHGGFCWAAFTNTRRGNSNMDGDLDDLNWSMARQVGEWRVA, from the coding sequence GTGAAGCTCGCAGCGGGCGCGCTGCCGCTGCTGTCGCACCCAGCCCTCGCGCAGCTCGCGCCCAACCCGCCGAGCATCCGCCCGCCCTCGCCGGCCGAGCGCGGCGCCATGGCGCGGCTCGCGCGCAGCTTCATGGACAAATACGACGTGCCGGCGCTGTCGTTTGCGATCGGCTATGCCGGCACTGTCGTCCACGAGGATGCGTTCGGTCTTGCGGATCGCGAGCGCAACGAGACCGTGACGCCGCGGCATCTGTTCCGGATCGCCAGCGTCAGCAAGATGATCACCTCGGTCACGATCTTCCGCCTGATCGAGGAGAACCGCCTCAAGCTGACCGATCGCGTGTTCGGCCCGGGCGCGCTGCTCGGCACCGATTACGGGCAGCCGCCCTACTCTGCCGGCATCGACCAGATCACGCTCGAGCATCTGTTGACCCACACCGGCGGCGGCTGGAGCAACGACAATCGCGATCCCATGTTCACCCATCCGCGGATGGATCATGCCGAGCTGATCGCCTGGACACTCGCCAACCGGCCGCTAGACCGGCCGCCGGGCCAGCATTACGCCTACTCCAATTTCAGCTATTGCGTGCTGGGGCGCGTCATCGAGAAGCTCACCGGCCAGCTCTATGCCGAGCATGTCCGCGGCGAGGTGCTGGCGCGCTGCGGCGTCACCGACATGACGATAGCGGGCAACACGCGCGACCAGCGCCAGGCCGGCGAAGTCGCCTATTACGGCCAGGGCGAAAGCCCCTACGACATGAAAGTGAGGCGGATGGATTCCCATGGCGGCTGGATCGCGACACCGTCGGATCTCGTCCAGTTCCTGATGCATGTCGACGGCTACACGAGGCCCGCGAACATCCTGCGGCCGCGCACCATCCAGGTCATGACCAGCGCGCCCAGCTACAGCCCGGACTATGCCAAGGGCTTCTGTGTCAACAAATTCGGCAATTGGTGGCACAATGGCAGTCTGCCGGGCACGAGCACGATCGCCGTGCGCACCCATGGCGGCTTCTGCTGGGCCGCCTTCACCAACACCAGACGCGGGAATTCCAACATGGATGGCGATCTTGACGATCTCAACTGGAGCATGGCGCGCCAGGTCGGCGAATGGCGGGTGGCCTGA
- a CDS encoding SDR family NAD(P)-dependent oxidoreductase produces MNKIDLNGRVAVVTGGAQGFGRAITERFVASGAKVAIWDFDAALAEKTAREIGDNVRVFKVDVTDPVAVEQARDATLKAFGKIDILVNNAGIAGVNKPVWETDLEEWRKVLRINLDGPFIVSKAIVPVMLKQKYGRIVNIASIAGKEGNPNASHYSASKAGLIALTKSLGKELAAHDILVNAVTPAAAKTAIFDQMTQQHIDFMLSKIPKARFVQVEELAAMVSWLASEDCAFSTGAVFDISGGRATY; encoded by the coding sequence ATGAACAAGATCGATCTCAATGGCCGCGTTGCCGTCGTCACCGGCGGCGCGCAGGGCTTTGGCCGCGCCATCACCGAGCGCTTCGTCGCCTCCGGTGCCAAGGTCGCGATCTGGGATTTTGACGCGGCGCTGGCCGAGAAGACCGCGAGAGAGATCGGCGACAACGTCCGCGTCTTCAAGGTCGACGTCACCGATCCCGTGGCCGTCGAGCAGGCCCGCGACGCGACGCTCAAAGCCTTCGGCAAGATCGACATCCTCGTCAACAATGCCGGCATCGCCGGCGTAAACAAGCCGGTCTGGGAGACTGATCTCGAGGAATGGCGCAAGGTCCTGCGCATCAACCTCGACGGCCCCTTCATCGTGAGCAAGGCGATCGTGCCTGTCATGCTCAAGCAGAAATACGGGCGGATTGTGAACATCGCCTCGATCGCCGGCAAGGAAGGCAATCCGAACGCCTCGCATTATTCGGCGTCCAAGGCCGGCCTGATCGCGCTGACCAAATCGCTCGGCAAGGAGCTCGCCGCGCATGACATCCTGGTGAATGCGGTGACGCCGGCCGCGGCGAAGACCGCGATCTTCGACCAGATGACGCAGCAGCATATCGACTTCATGCTGTCGAAGATCCCGAAAGCGCGCTTCGTGCAGGTGGAAGAGCTCGCCGCGATGGTGAGCTGGCTCGCATCCGAAGATTGTGCCTTCTCCACCGGCGCGGTGTTTGATATTTCGGGTGGACGGGCGACCTACTGA
- a CDS encoding SDR family oxidoreductase has product MADRLKGKRAVVTAAAAGIGRACAIAFAREGATVIATDINEAGIAGLTKEGIAEVAKLDVRNTADVNAFAKRIGKIDILLNAAGFVHHGTILECSEEDFDFSFDLNVKSMHRTIKAFLPDMIAGGGGSIVNISSCAALRPPANRYVYSSSKAAVSLLSRAVALDFITKGIRCNSICPGTVETPSMLDRAAAQGPQGKEMFISRQKMGRLGTAEEIASMAVYLGSDESAFTTGVDLVVDGGYML; this is encoded by the coding sequence ATGGCAGACCGCCTCAAGGGAAAGCGCGCCGTCGTCACGGCTGCGGCAGCAGGCATCGGGCGCGCATGCGCGATCGCCTTCGCGCGTGAAGGCGCAACCGTCATCGCCACCGACATCAACGAGGCCGGCATCGCTGGCTTGACCAAGGAAGGCATCGCGGAGGTCGCCAAGCTCGACGTCCGCAACACCGCCGACGTCAACGCCTTTGCAAAACGCATCGGCAAGATCGACATCCTGCTCAACGCGGCCGGCTTCGTGCACCACGGCACCATCCTGGAGTGCTCGGAGGAGGATTTTGACTTCTCGTTCGATCTCAACGTTAAGTCGATGCACCGGACCATCAAGGCCTTCCTGCCCGACATGATCGCGGGCGGCGGCGGCAGCATCGTCAACATCTCGTCCTGCGCGGCCTTGCGGCCGCCGGCGAACCGCTACGTCTACAGCTCGTCGAAGGCGGCGGTGTCGCTGCTGTCGCGCGCGGTCGCACTCGACTTCATCACCAAGGGCATCCGCTGCAACTCGATCTGCCCCGGCACCGTCGAGACCCCCTCGATGCTCGACCGCGCCGCCGCGCAGGGACCGCAGGGCAAGGAAATGTTCATCTCGCGCCAGAAGATGGGCCGGCTCGGCACCGCCGAGGAGATCGCATCGATGGCGGTCTATCTCGGCAGCGACGAGAGCGCCTTCACCACCGGCGTCGACCTCGTCGTCGACGGCGGCTACATGCTCTGA